One Curtobacterium herbarum genomic window carries:
- a CDS encoding biopolymer transporter Tol, with protein MTAGVEDDHFFVVSGRRWRRTDPALPEDLAARLRAHLGRGRNGVKLAKRAGDESAVAAARHRNGLAKHGLGERGPEWWERPEPERIAQAEQALADLDRLDGTP; from the coding sequence ATGACCGCGGGCGTGGAGGACGACCACTTCTTCGTCGTGAGCGGACGACGCTGGCGGCGGACGGACCCGGCGCTCCCCGAGGACCTGGCAGCACGCCTCCGCGCACATCTGGGTCGCGGACGGAACGGGGTGAAGCTGGCGAAGCGGGCCGGTGACGAGAGTGCCGTCGCCGCCGCCCGCCACCGCAACGGCCTCGCCAAGCACGGGCTCGGCGAGCGGGGGCCCGAGTGGTGGGAGCGACCCGAACCCGAGCGGATCGCGCAGGCCGAACAGGCCCTCGCGGACCTCGACCGGCTCGACGGGACGCCGTGA
- a CDS encoding nucleotidyltransferase domain-containing protein, which translates to MQLAAPLATLVGPTQADALRVLARTDTAMTGRQVARVAGAAQHTGIKRALDKLEHSGLVHVERGLQHSAYQVNREHLLWPAVELVLGARAELERRIHDFVATAEVDVLSVSIFGSLARGTATDESDVDLLVVFAAETDVDVVVRLGDLVQRWTGNACQVFDVTRADLERFAAEGDPLVGSWRADAHTVYGSDIRTLV; encoded by the coding sequence ATGCAACTCGCTGCTCCCCTCGCCACTCTCGTCGGCCCGACACAGGCTGACGCGCTCCGCGTCCTCGCCCGGACCGACACGGCGATGACCGGGCGTCAGGTGGCTCGCGTCGCCGGTGCCGCACAGCACACGGGGATCAAGCGCGCCCTCGACAAACTCGAGCACTCCGGGTTGGTGCACGTCGAGCGTGGTCTGCAGCACTCCGCGTACCAGGTCAACCGGGAACACCTGCTGTGGCCAGCGGTCGAGCTCGTGCTCGGTGCTCGCGCCGAGCTCGAGCGCCGCATCCACGACTTCGTCGCGACAGCCGAGGTCGACGTGCTGTCGGTGTCGATCTTCGGATCGCTCGCCCGGGGGACGGCTACCGACGAATCGGACGTCGACCTGCTGGTGGTGTTCGCGGCCGAGACCGACGTCGACGTGGTCGTTCGCCTGGGCGATCTCGTGCAGCGCTGGACGGGCAACGCGTGCCAGGTCTTCGACGTCACGCGTGCCGACCTGGAACGGTTCGCCGCCGAGGGGGACCCGCTCGTGGGCTCATGGCGAGCCGACGCGCACACCGTGTACGGGTCCGACATCCGTACTCTCGTCTGA
- a CDS encoding CsbD family protein yields MSLADKAKDATQKIVGKAEETVGKHTDDAELTAQGHKDQGMGEARMETEKAKDAADDK; encoded by the coding sequence ATGTCGCTCGCAGACAAGGCCAAGGACGCAACCCAGAAGATCGTCGGCAAGGCCGAGGAGACCGTCGGCAAGCACACCGACGACGCCGAACTCACCGCCCAGGGTCACAAGGACCAGGGCATGGGCGAGGCCCGCATGGAGACCGAGAAGGCCAAGGACGCCGCCGACGACAAGTGA
- a CDS encoding DUF3253 domain-containing protein, whose amino-acid sequence MGRAIRTEDDARRLDAAHAERTCASCGRRMPDSASADAKWCSDACRRHKLDDADRTLERTIDELLDARAATSSICPSDAARAIGGDDWRDLMEPARRAARRMVARGEVEITQSGNVVDPSTAKGPIRIRRPR is encoded by the coding sequence ATGGGACGAGCCATCCGCACCGAGGACGACGCACGCCGACTCGATGCCGCACACGCCGAGCGGACCTGCGCGTCGTGCGGTCGTCGGATGCCGGACTCGGCGAGCGCGGACGCGAAGTGGTGCTCCGACGCCTGCCGCCGGCACAAGCTCGACGACGCCGACCGGACGCTCGAGCGCACCATCGACGAGCTGCTCGACGCCCGAGCCGCGACCTCGAGCATCTGCCCCTCGGACGCCGCGCGCGCGATCGGCGGCGACGACTGGCGCGACCTGATGGAACCCGCTCGACGCGCTGCCCGACGCATGGTCGCCCGGGGCGAAGTCGAGATCACCCAGAGCGGCAACGTCGTCGATCCGTCGACCGCGAAGGGGCCGATCCGCATCCGCCGTCCGCGCTGA